A section of the Pimelobacter simplex genome encodes:
- a CDS encoding RNA polymerase sigma factor, with the protein MGITEVDEVGAQVTDEEIADRVRAGDESVFDELFRRHRAAALRVARSIIPGEEDDAVAEAFLGLLCVLRDGGGPTRGVRAYILASARNRALRRTHLRGRVRVTDVPQLIAEAGAVQPDHLWVHEGDLLVQAFRALTRRQQLVLWAIEVEGRPPRDLTTLLGCDAAAVSAVAYRARRRLRDLYFEQLVETPQAG; encoded by the coding sequence ATGGGGATCACGGAAGTCGACGAGGTCGGAGCGCAGGTCACGGACGAGGAGATCGCGGACCGCGTGCGCGCGGGCGACGAGAGCGTCTTCGACGAGCTGTTCCGCCGGCACCGGGCGGCGGCGCTGCGCGTCGCGCGCTCGATCATCCCCGGCGAGGAGGACGACGCCGTGGCCGAGGCCTTCCTCGGCCTGCTCTGCGTGCTGCGCGACGGCGGCGGCCCGACCCGCGGGGTGCGGGCGTACATCCTCGCCAGCGCCCGCAACCGGGCGCTGCGCCGCACGCACCTGCGCGGGCGGGTGCGGGTGACCGACGTCCCCCAGCTCATCGCCGAGGCCGGCGCCGTCCAGCCCGACCACCTGTGGGTGCACGAGGGCGACCTGCTCGTCCAGGCGTTCCGGGCGCTCACCCGGCGCCAGCAGCTCGTGCTGTGGGCGATCGAGGTCGAGGGCCGCCCGCCGCGCGACCTCACCACGCTCCTGGGCTGCGACGCGGCGGCCGTCTCGGCCGTCGCCTACCGGGCCCGCCGCCGGCTCCGGGACCTCTACTTCGAGCAGCTGGTGGAGACGCCCCAGGCCGGGTGA
- a CDS encoding RNA polymerase sigma factor produces MTIHAVLGAPYLPAEAERPVVTDVDLAIERLYLDHWHQLVRLSVLLVRDPGQAEEITQDAFVELHRRWGRLDDPDRALAYLRQTVVNRSRSALRHRGVVQRHLARQHVVDLAPAADEPVLADSRRQLVLDALQRLPRRQREVLALRYYLELSEAEIAETLGISRGAVKSHASRGSAALRPLLEARDLKGGDR; encoded by the coding sequence GTGACGATCCATGCGGTGCTCGGCGCTCCCTACCTCCCTGCCGAGGCGGAGCGACCCGTCGTGACGGACGTCGACCTCGCGATCGAGCGCCTCTACCTGGACCACTGGCACCAGCTGGTCCGGCTCTCGGTGCTGCTCGTGCGCGACCCGGGTCAGGCCGAGGAGATCACCCAGGACGCCTTCGTCGAGCTGCACCGGCGCTGGGGACGCCTCGACGACCCTGACCGGGCGCTGGCCTACCTGCGCCAGACCGTGGTCAACCGGTCCCGCTCGGCGCTGCGCCACCGCGGCGTCGTCCAGCGGCACCTCGCCCGCCAGCACGTCGTCGACCTGGCGCCGGCGGCCGACGAGCCCGTGCTCGCCGACAGCCGGCGCCAGCTCGTGCTCGACGCGCTCCAGCGGCTCCCCCGGCGCCAGCGCGAGGTGCTCGCGCTGCGCTACTACCTCGAGCTCTCCGAGGCCGAGATCGCCGAGACCCTCGGCATCAGCCGCGGCGCGGTCAAGAGCCACGCCTCCCGCGGCTCGGCGGCGCTGCGCCCCTTGCTCGAAGCCCGCGACCTGAAGGGAGGCGACCGATGA